The Alkalinema sp. FACHB-956 genome has a window encoding:
- a CDS encoding YfhO family protein, with the protein MQMANEYAQAPRKFNWENPLIHSVVVFLSFSLLFTLFFAPVLFSGRLLAPGDGIIYYLPALYSAKTLWTDLIFGGYPVVGDPQNMTWYPLALLFHWIPNSWNAFVVSAYVLAGSFAYCYGYMLTGSRLAASVSGIVYSMCGFMMAHLGHATIIHAAAWMPLLLCAMERLRYGFSRLWFGLGVLAVSCCFLGGHPQIAVYSLGMGFFYALFLGWRVPLGRKKYYAYAIGVLAVGLALCAIQIIPTAEFSRLSPRSAMTFGEFASYSLPRWQTLQTLFPYFFGGLLPPFNFPYWGKTSLTEVAGYLGWLPLMLAMVGAIAHPKRSIVRFWLWVGGIAFLLTFGGDTFLGHLFYNVPVYNKFRAQGRHVIEATLAVSVLAGFGVAAIQHRLVSRRVIVRTIAVTIAVLLLSLVSMGILYPALQEKAIQAGVTVSLNFWPWSNPAVGVPIVMCVASLVGFGLLLRWRDRRWVGFILIPILIADLSTFGWFWEWQINSPLATALEAKPIVQKYRSLLEANHQRFLGTVESIASLQDFESDVFPNLTRLWDLPNISGYSPLILSRFSEVMRMSTNGVLSSVPVNVNDRRLDFMGVRYFLDQSSGMSEQPGFVWAGQDLGIALGSTACGPSLLSPSMNVYLSTKPIEVSEISLVTMLGCSVTVPQNAAVVQVQVTDTQGRVETHALRAGRDTAENSYDCPEVKPLVRHQRATVFRDLPAAKPGACQAHEYVSSLVLSQPRQVKQIELKWSDSKLPGVLLLQRMSLMNRQRNTSFPLTSVGVSPKWKQVEQSDAGTIYENQQVLPRAWLVSKTVRLEPPEIVTAIQTSRLPEGGVYEPEKVALVENAAAVFQGSDLGTAGQVRVVQRAEAMIEVQTKAPSEAFLVLSDAYYPGWQATIDGKPTRIFPTNYIQRGVKVPAGEHVVRFEFHPLSFKIGVGITTATLVAGGYGLLRMGRKKVPMEAVD; encoded by the coding sequence AGTTTCTCATTGCTGTTTACGCTTTTCTTTGCTCCGGTGTTGTTCTCAGGGCGGCTATTGGCTCCCGGAGATGGCATTATCTACTATCTCCCTGCTCTGTATTCGGCAAAAACGCTGTGGACTGACCTGATTTTTGGGGGATATCCCGTAGTGGGCGATCCGCAGAATATGACTTGGTATCCCCTGGCACTGCTATTTCATTGGATTCCGAATTCCTGGAATGCCTTTGTCGTTTCGGCATATGTCCTAGCTGGCAGTTTTGCCTACTGTTACGGGTACATGCTAACGGGGTCGCGTCTGGCAGCCAGTGTCAGCGGGATTGTATACAGCATGTGTGGTTTCATGATGGCCCATCTCGGTCATGCCACAATTATTCATGCAGCGGCTTGGATGCCGTTGTTGTTGTGTGCGATGGAGCGGCTGCGTTACGGGTTTTCGCGGCTTTGGTTTGGGCTAGGCGTGCTGGCGGTTAGCTGCTGTTTCCTAGGCGGACATCCTCAGATAGCGGTTTATAGTTTGGGGATGGGCTTCTTTTACGCGCTATTTTTAGGATGGCGTGTTCCTTTGGGCCGGAAAAAATATTATGCCTATGCGATCGGGGTATTGGCGGTTGGATTAGCTTTGTGTGCCATCCAGATCATTCCGACGGCTGAATTTAGCCGCTTGAGTCCCCGTTCTGCGATGACCTTTGGAGAATTTGCGAGCTATTCTTTGCCAAGGTGGCAGACGTTACAGACTCTGTTTCCCTACTTCTTTGGTGGGCTTCTTCCTCCCTTTAATTTTCCGTATTGGGGCAAGACCAGTCTCACAGAAGTGGCTGGATATTTAGGCTGGCTACCCTTGATGCTAGCCATGGTGGGAGCGATCGCCCATCCCAAGCGTTCTATCGTTCGTTTTTGGCTATGGGTTGGGGGGATTGCGTTCCTCCTCACCTTTGGGGGAGATACATTTTTAGGTCATCTTTTCTATAACGTTCCGGTTTACAACAAATTTCGTGCCCAGGGGCGTCATGTCATTGAAGCAACCCTTGCGGTTAGTGTTTTGGCAGGCTTTGGAGTGGCGGCTATCCAGCATCGACTTGTGTCTCGGAGGGTTATTGTTAGAACAATTGCGGTTACGATCGCGGTGTTGCTCCTGAGCCTAGTCAGTATGGGGATTTTGTACCCCGCGTTGCAAGAGAAAGCGATTCAGGCGGGAGTGACTGTGTCCCTCAACTTTTGGCCTTGGTCAAATCCAGCGGTCGGAGTGCCAATAGTGATGTGCGTGGCAAGTCTGGTGGGTTTTGGACTATTGCTGCGCTGGCGCGATCGTCGCTGGGTTGGGTTCATCCTCATCCCGATTTTGATTGCTGATCTTTCCACATTCGGCTGGTTTTGGGAGTGGCAAATTAACTCTCCCCTCGCAACTGCGCTAGAAGCAAAGCCGATCGTACAGAAATATCGATCGTTGTTGGAGGCGAATCATCAGCGGTTTCTAGGAACCGTCGAGTCTATCGCTTCGCTCCAAGATTTCGAGTCTGACGTTTTCCCAAATCTGACTCGTCTGTGGGATCTGCCGAATATCAGTGGATATTCTCCGCTGATCCTGTCTCGCTTTAGTGAAGTGATGCGGATGAGTACTAACGGTGTGCTGTCCAGTGTTCCGGTGAATGTGAATGATCGGCGTCTGGATTTCATGGGAGTGCGGTATTTTCTTGATCAGTCTTCGGGCATGTCTGAGCAGCCAGGATTTGTATGGGCGGGCCAAGATCTGGGGATTGCCTTAGGATCTACGGCCTGTGGTCCATCATTGCTGAGTCCTTCCATGAACGTCTATCTATCCACAAAACCGATTGAGGTGAGCGAGATAAGTCTTGTGACGATGTTGGGATGTTCGGTGACGGTTCCACAGAATGCAGCCGTTGTGCAGGTTCAAGTCACGGATACCCAGGGTCGGGTAGAAACCCATGCATTACGGGCGGGGCGGGATACGGCGGAAAATTCCTATGATTGCCCGGAGGTCAAGCCTTTGGTGCGGCACCAGCGAGCGACCGTCTTTCGCGATCTTCCCGCAGCTAAACCGGGGGCATGTCAGGCCCATGAGTATGTGAGTAGCCTTGTTCTGAGTCAGCCACGACAAGTCAAACAGATTGAACTGAAATGGAGTGATAGTAAACTTCCAGGGGTGCTCCTTCTCCAGCGCATGAGTCTGATGAATCGACAGCGCAACACCTCTTTTCCCTTAACGTCGGTAGGGGTGTCGCCGAAGTGGAAGCAAGTTGAACAGAGCGACGCGGGAACGATCTACGAAAATCAACAAGTCTTACCCCGGGCATGGCTTGTATCCAAGACAGTCCGGCTAGAGCCCCCGGAGATTGTGACTGCGATTCAGACTTCCCGCCTGCCTGAGGGGGGAGTTTATGAGCCAGAGAAAGTTGCCTTAGTGGAGAATGCAGCAGCTGTCTTTCAAGGTTCAGACCTCGGAACGGCAGGTCAAGTAAGGGTGGTTCAACGGGCTGAAGCCATGATTGAAGTGCAAACTAAGGCCCCATCAGAGGCATTTCTGGTCTTGAGTGATGCGTATTATCCGGGCTGGCAAGCCACGATCGATGGCAAGCCGACTCGTATTTTTCCAACCAACTATATTCAGCGAGGGGTCAAAGTCCCTGCAGGCGAACATGTTGTCCGGTTTGAATTTCACCCTTTGAGTTTCAAGATCGGGGTCGGGATTACGACCGCAACGTTGGTGGCTGGAGGCTATGGATTGTTACGGATGGGTCGGAAGAAAGTACCCATGGAGGCTGTGGACTAG